AGAAGTTCGGGGTCGTCCACCTGGTCCGTCTTGTTCATGAACACCACCAGAGCGGGAACGTTGACCTGGCGGGCCAGCAACACGTGCTCGCGGGTCTGGGGCATGGGGCCGTCAGCCGCGCTTACCACCAGGATCGCGCCGTCCATCTGAGCCGCGCCCGTGATCATGTTTTTGATGTAGTCCGCGTGGCCGGGGCAGTCGATATGGGCGTAATGACGCTTATCCGTCTGATACTCCACGTGGGCAATGTTGATCGTGATTCCGCGCTCGCGCTCCTCCGGGGCCTTGTCGATCATATCATAGGCCGTGAAGTCCGCCAGCTTCTGCGTCGCGAGGCATTTCGTAATCGCCGCCGTCAACGTGGTCTTACCGTGATCGATATGCCCGATCGTGCCGATATTCAAATGCGGCTTGTTGCGATCAAATTTTTCCTTCGCCATAGTGTTTTCTCCCTCCTGCCAATATTCTCCCTGAACTACGTCCATCCAATCAGTGATCCGAGTAGACGATCTTCGGTTGCTTCCTCATTTAACATACTCCCACGACTAAAGTCATGGGATTCTAAGATCGACAAAGACAGCCGACTAAAACCGGTCTTACGTCTTCTCCTTTAAGAGTGGATGCCCCCACTCTGAGAATATTTACATCCACATTGATATCCT
This window of the Synergistaceae bacterium genome carries:
- a CDS encoding GTP-binding protein, which translates into the protein MAKEKFDRNKPHLNIGTIGHIDHGKTTLTAAITKCLATQKLADFTAYDMIDKAPEERERGITINIAHVEYQTDKRHYAHIDCPGHADYIKNMITGAAQMDGAILVVSAADGPMPQTREHVLLARQVNVPALVVFMNKTDQVDDPELL